One part of the Bacteroidota bacterium genome encodes these proteins:
- the pckA gene encoding phosphoenolpyruvate carboxykinase (ATP), with product MNATNNGQQWLQSIGINKANAHWNLTPAQLTEETLRLKQGVLTDTKALAVDTGEFTGRSPKDKFTVLDSISKDTIWWGDVNFKFDSQKFDALYNKVVGYLSGKEIYVRDSYACADKNYRLAVRVVTELPWSNLFANNLFLRPAKDELTSFNPEWTILNAPNFRADASADGTRQHNFTILNLTKKIILIGGSAYTGEIKKGIFTLLNYILPHEKGVLSMHCSANVGEKGDTAIFFGLSGTGKTTLSADPNRGLIGDDEHGWAEKTIFNFEGGCYAKCVNLTEEKEPQIFRAIHEGALLENTRFFPGTKKVNYEDISVTENTRVAYPIHFIDNALEPSVGGIPKNIFFLTCDAFGVIPPISKLTTGQAMYHFISGYTAKVAGTEMGITEPTLTFSACFGKAFLPLHPTKYAELLGKKLKENKNINVWLVNTGWTGGSYGIGNRIKLSYTRALITAALNGELEKVKFETLPVFNLSMPTVCPNIPTEMLNPRNTWKDKDAYDAKANELAKSFVKNFQQYASAANDEILSAAPKVTVNA from the coding sequence ATGAACGCAACAAATAACGGACAGCAATGGCTCCAGTCAATCGGCATTAACAAAGCAAATGCTCACTGGAACTTAACCCCCGCACAACTCACCGAAGAAACACTGCGCCTCAAACAAGGCGTACTCACCGATACCAAAGCCCTCGCGGTTGATACCGGAGAATTCACAGGACGTTCTCCTAAAGATAAATTCACTGTGCTGGACAGCATTTCGAAAGATACCATCTGGTGGGGCGATGTGAATTTTAAATTTGATTCGCAGAAGTTCGATGCGCTTTATAATAAAGTAGTCGGTTATCTTTCAGGAAAAGAAATTTACGTGCGCGATTCCTACGCCTGCGCAGATAAGAATTATCGCTTAGCTGTGCGCGTGGTAACTGAACTTCCCTGGTCAAATTTATTTGCAAATAACCTTTTCTTGCGACCGGCAAAAGATGAATTAACTTCTTTTAATCCAGAATGGACCATTCTTAACGCGCCAAACTTCCGTGCCGATGCTTCTGCTGACGGAACACGCCAGCACAATTTTACTATTCTAAATCTCACAAAAAAAATTATTCTCATAGGTGGAAGCGCTTACACAGGCGAAATAAAAAAAGGCATTTTCACCCTGCTCAATTATATTCTTCCGCATGAAAAAGGAGTACTCTCCATGCATTGTTCCGCAAATGTGGGGGAGAAAGGCGATACCGCTATTTTCTTTGGACTGAGTGGAACAGGAAAAACAACTTTATCTGCTGATCCGAACCGTGGACTAATCGGAGACGATGAGCACGGATGGGCAGAGAAAACAATTTTCAATTTCGAAGGAGGATGTTATGCCAAATGCGTGAACCTCACCGAAGAAAAAGAGCCACAGATCTTCAGGGCAATACACGAAGGAGCGCTTTTAGAAAACACACGTTTCTTTCCCGGAACAAAAAAAGTGAACTACGAAGATATTTCCGTAACTGAAAATACCCGTGTTGCTTACCCCATACATTTCATTGACAACGCGCTGGAACCTTCTGTTGGCGGAATCCCGAAAAATATTTTCTTCCTCACCTGCGATGCGTTTGGAGTGATTCCTCCTATTTCAAAACTCACAACAGGACAGGCAATGTATCATTTCATTTCAGGCTATACGGCAAAAGTGGCCGGAACAGAAATGGGAATCACAGAACCTACTCTGACTTTTTCTGCCTGTTTCGGAAAGGCATTTCTTCCGCTTCACCCTACAAAATATGCAGAGCTTCTCGGAAAAAAACTGAAAGAAAATAAAAACATAAATGTTTGGCTGGTAAATACCGGATGGACTGGCGGTTCTTATGGAATAGGAAACAGAATCAAACTTTCCTACACAAGGGCACTCATTACTGCAGCCCTAAACGGAGAACTTGAAAAGGTGAAGTTTGAAACCCTTCCTGTTTTCAATCTCAGCATGCCAACAGTTTGTCCGAACATTCCTACCGAAATGCTTAACCCAAGAAATACTTGGAAGGATAAAGATGCATACGATGCAAAAGCAAATGAACTTGCAAAATCGTTTGTGAAAAACTTTCAGCAGTATGCAAGTGCGGCAAATGATGAGATTCTTTCTGCGGCTCCGAAGGTTACGGTGAATGCCTAA
- a CDS encoding DUF1343 domain-containing protein — MFSFFRICLLSIVFCLFSTVCCFSQFATPLKLQDKTSADLKVGAQQTEKYFPLLKDKRIAVVAHPASMVKNTHLVDTLVRSGFKVKKIFAPEHGFRGDAEAGEKIKNNMDAKTGLPVISLYGKNFKPKPEELKDVDVVLFDLQDVGARFYTYLSTLHYVMEACAENKKQLIILDRPNPNGYFVDGPVLEPKFKSFSGMHPVPIVYGMTIGEYARMINGEKWLANGVQCKLEVISVDGYTHNDLYQLPVKPSPNLPNMSSVYLYPTLCLFEGTIVSVGRGTDKPFQQFGYPELKAGNDAFTPHPVNGASENPMYNGQLCWGFDVSAFGEMYVKYYEKINLFWMLNLYKTSPLKEKFFNNYFNSLAGNETLQKQIKEDKTEEEIRNSWEEGLTKFKQIRKKYIIYPDFE, encoded by the coding sequence ATGTTCAGTTTCTTCAGGATTTGTTTGTTGTCTATTGTTTTCTGTCTATTTTCTACTGTTTGCTGTTTTTCTCAATTTGCCACTCCTCTCAAACTTCAGGACAAAACTTCTGCTGACCTGAAAGTTGGCGCACAGCAAACCGAAAAATATTTCCCGCTGCTCAAGGATAAGCGCATTGCGGTGGTGGCGCACCCGGCATCCATGGTGAAGAACACTCATCTTGTTGATACGCTCGTCAGATCAGGATTTAAAGTGAAAAAGATTTTCGCGCCCGAGCACGGATTCAGGGGTGATGCCGAAGCGGGAGAAAAAATAAAAAACAATATGGATGCGAAGACAGGGCTTCCCGTGATTTCTCTCTATGGGAAAAACTTCAAGCCGAAACCCGAAGAACTAAAAGATGTGGATGTAGTGCTCTTTGATTTACAGGATGTGGGCGCAAGATTCTATACCTATCTCTCCACGCTTCATTACGTGATGGAGGCATGCGCGGAAAATAAAAAGCAACTCATCATTCTTGACCGCCCTAACCCTAACGGATATTTTGTTGACGGACCTGTTCTTGAACCAAAGTTCAAATCATTTTCAGGCATGCATCCCGTTCCCATCGTTTACGGAATGACGATTGGAGAATACGCACGCATGATTAACGGAGAGAAATGGCTGGCGAATGGCGTGCAGTGCAAACTGGAAGTTATTTCAGTAGACGGGTATACGCACAACGATTTGTACCAGCTTCCTGTCAAGCCATCTCCCAATCTTCCGAACATGTCATCTGTTTATTTATATCCTACTCTTTGTTTGTTTGAAGGAACGATTGTCAGCGTTGGCAGAGGAACCGACAAGCCCTTTCAGCAATTTGGTTATCCTGAACTGAAGGCAGGGAACGATGCCTTTACTCCTCATCCTGTTAATGGAGCCAGCGAAAACCCTATGTACAACGGGCAACTGTGCTGGGGATTTGATGTTTCTGCTTTCGGAGAAATGTATGTGAAGTATTATGAAAAAATAAATCTTTTCTGGATGCTGAACCTTTACAAGACTTCTCCATTGAAAGAAAAATTCTTCAATAACTATTTTAATTCCCTTGCGGGAAACGAAACGCTTCAAAAGCAAATCAAGGAAGACAAAACAGAAGAGGAAATCCGAAATTCATGGGAAGAAGGGCTAACAAAGTTCAAACAGATAAGAAAGAAATATATCATTTACCCTGATTTTGAATAA
- a CDS encoding queuosine precursor transporter, translating to MFKSKKEMLYVILAMFFVTNAIVAEMIGGKLIDIHLFGFSFKFSIGILPWPIVFLSTDLINEYFGKTGVRKLSIITACLIGYAFLLLFGSMKVPAASFSPVQDDAFTNVFGQSMWIIAGSITAFLVSQMIDVFLFWFFRNRTGGKLLWLRSTGSTVVSQLIDSFIVLGIGFLLPGKISISDFVNVGLTNYSGKLIIAIALTPLIYLGHFLINKYIGENESHTMIEEVVKEEKK from the coding sequence ATTTTCAAATCGAAAAAGGAAATGCTTTATGTGATTCTTGCCATGTTTTTTGTCACCAACGCCATTGTGGCAGAAATGATAGGAGGAAAGCTAATTGACATACATCTTTTCGGTTTCAGTTTTAAATTCAGTATTGGCATTCTTCCCTGGCCCATTGTTTTTCTTTCCACCGATTTGATAAATGAATATTTCGGCAAAACAGGAGTGAGAAAATTATCCATCATCACTGCCTGCCTGATTGGGTATGCGTTCCTTCTTCTTTTTGGGAGCATGAAAGTTCCTGCCGCGTCTTTTTCGCCTGTGCAGGATGATGCCTTCACCAACGTGTTCGGGCAATCCATGTGGATTATTGCAGGAAGCATCACCGCATTTTTAGTTTCGCAGATGATTGATGTTTTTCTTTTCTGGTTTTTCCGAAACAGGACTGGCGGAAAACTTCTCTGGCTTCGTTCAACGGGGTCAACGGTGGTTTCGCAACTGATAGATTCATTTATCGTTCTTGGGATAGGGTTTCTTCTTCCCGGAAAAATTTCCATTTCTGATTTTGTAAATGTGGGGCTGACTAATTATTCCGGAAAACTGATAATAGCTATTGCGCTCACGCCATTAATTTATCTGGGGCATTTCCTGATAAATAAATACATCGGAGAAAATGAATCACACACAATGATTGAAGAAGTTGTGAAAGAAGAAAAAAAATAA
- a CDS encoding sulfatase-like hydrolase/transferase, which yields MLKNLFISFLRQYLFWLAFFFICRTIFLLYNAGELKGIGFGEIISTYWNALYLDTSMASYLLAFSVLIIPVYSFFPKKIIFNIHKGYVIIILAIFSLITIAELETYDEWGTKLNIKGLRFLEHPSEVVNSTSTTFLIIGFLSVGILTWLGMFLCKKIAPLRDFSSKRDFTMLQNIFSASVFILITPVLITLGIRGGWQQIPIQQSDAYFSKHNILNLASVNSGWNLGQSIWENKKNMKGNPYVYFSADEAKKNVVELFKTEKDTTISFLKTNRPNVVLVILESWSADMLKSLGGFDSAATHFDELATTGIMFDSIYSSGDLSDQGMTAIFSGFPALPAATSIIGQPGKYNHLPCLNNEFHQMGYSTSYLFGGQLSYGNIKAYMYYNNFDRILEGKDFVSDIPRGKLGVHDEFLYARQLQELKNEKEPFFAGMFTSSSHSPYDMPMDEKDKVKWGDDENEYVNSIRYADEKLFEFIQSAQKEKWFDNTLFIFVSDHSHRSPKHWAQQQPEYRKIAMMFWGNVIKDEFKGYRYKKICSQLDMASTLLNQLGVSSEKYQWSKNLFNPQAPEFAFYETYDGFGFVRPNQYIVYSHLLNQYYYEKTISPEEKSRLTKEGKSFLQVMFQEYTDY from the coding sequence ATGTTAAAGAATCTTTTCATATCATTTCTGCGTCAATATCTTTTCTGGCTGGCTTTCTTTTTCATTTGCCGGACCATCTTCCTGCTCTATAATGCTGGCGAACTGAAAGGAATCGGTTTTGGAGAAATTATTTCTACTTACTGGAACGCGCTGTATCTTGACACTTCCATGGCTTCCTACCTGCTTGCGTTTTCTGTTTTGATAATACCCGTGTACAGTTTCTTTCCTAAAAAAATAATTTTCAATATCCATAAAGGGTATGTCATTATTATTCTTGCCATCTTTTCTCTCATCACGATTGCTGAACTTGAAACATATGACGAATGGGGAACAAAACTTAATATTAAAGGGCTTCGGTTTCTGGAGCATCCGTCAGAAGTGGTTAATTCAACTTCTACAACGTTTCTGATTATTGGATTTTTATCTGTGGGAATTCTGACCTGGCTTGGAATGTTTCTCTGCAAAAAGATTGCTCCGCTTCGCGATTTTAGTTCTAAAAGAGATTTCACTATGCTTCAGAACATTTTTAGTGCTTCTGTTTTCATTCTTATAACTCCCGTTCTCATTACTCTCGGCATCCGTGGTGGCTGGCAGCAGATTCCCATTCAGCAAAGCGATGCGTATTTTTCCAAGCATAACATTCTGAATCTTGCATCAGTGAATTCTGGGTGGAATCTCGGACAGAGCATTTGGGAGAATAAAAAAAACATGAAAGGCAATCCGTACGTTTATTTTTCTGCCGATGAAGCAAAAAAAAATGTAGTGGAGCTTTTTAAAACAGAAAAAGACACCACGATTAGTTTTCTCAAAACAAATCGCCCGAATGTTGTTCTCGTAATTCTTGAAAGCTGGTCTGCCGACATGCTCAAATCTTTGGGCGGATTCGACAGTGCTGCCACTCATTTTGATGAACTCGCCACCACAGGAATTATGTTTGACAGCATTTACTCCAGTGGAGATCTATCCGATCAGGGAATGACCGCCATCTTCAGTGGCTTTCCCGCGTTGCCTGCAGCCACTTCCATAATCGGTCAGCCGGGCAAATACAATCATCTTCCCTGCCTGAACAATGAATTTCATCAGATGGGCTACAGCACTTCCTATTTATTTGGAGGGCAGTTGAGTTATGGAAATATAAAAGCATACATGTATTACAATAACTTCGACAGAATACTTGAAGGAAAAGATTTTGTCAGCGATATTCCGCGCGGAAAACTTGGAGTGCATGATGAATTTTTATATGCGCGCCAGTTGCAGGAACTTAAAAATGAAAAAGAACCTTTTTTTGCCGGCATGTTTACCTCAAGCAGCCATTCTCCTTATGATATGCCGATGGACGAAAAAGATAAAGTGAAATGGGGGGATGATGAAAATGAGTATGTGAATTCCATACGCTATGCGGATGAAAAACTTTTTGAATTCATTCAGAGCGCCCAAAAAGAAAAATGGTTTGATAACACGCTTTTTATTTTTGTTTCTGACCACAGCCACCGCTCGCCAAAGCATTGGGCGCAGCAGCAGCCTGAGTACAGAAAAATTGCCATGATGTTCTGGGGAAATGTCATCAAAGACGAATTCAAAGGCTACCGCTATAAAAAAATCTGCTCTCAGTTAGATATGGCATCCACGCTTTTGAATCAGCTCGGAGTTTCTTCTGAAAAATATCAATGGAGTAAAAATCTTTTCAATCCGCAAGCTCCTGAGTTTGCTTTTTATGAAACATATGATGGCTTTGGCTTTGTCCGCCCCAATCAATACATTGTTTATTCTCATCTGCTGAATCAGTATTATTATGAGAAAACAATTTCTCCTGAAGAAAAATCCCGCCTCACGAAAGAAGGAAAAAGTTTTCTGCAGGTGATGTTTCAGGAGTACACTGATTACTAG
- a CDS encoding UPF0175 family protein translates to MKTLKLNLPDNIDENEAAQMLAAKLYEQGKLSLGQAAELVGLTKRVFSELLGKYGVSLFNYPASDISRDVKNA, encoded by the coding sequence ATGAAAACACTAAAGCTCAATCTGCCTGATAATATTGATGAAAACGAAGCAGCGCAGATGCTTGCCGCAAAACTCTATGAGCAGGGAAAACTTTCTTTGGGACAGGCGGCTGAACTGGTGGGGCTCACCAAGCGTGTTTTTTCTGAACTGCTCGGCAAATACGGTGTCTCTCTTTTCAACTACCCCGCCTCTGATATTTCCAGAGATGTGAAGAATGCCTAA
- a CDS encoding ABC transporter permease, with amino-acid sequence MNTEFFISKKIISNNKGFSKPIVNIAILGITLGLAIMILTLAIVTGFQKEIRNKVIGFGSHIQITNYDNNESYEGTPIDRHPSFLAELEKNPSIRHIQSFSTKAGIIKTKDELQGVVVKGVGSDFDWEFFKKNIVEGEPFMVSDSVKSDKILISKFHAEKLRLKLNDTIIIYFIENQQQRARRFAVCGIYSTGLGDLFDQVYVIADIAHIQKLNGWNKDSIGGFEVLLNDYEKLDEVTASVNEIIGFSFLAQSIKELNRQIFSWLDAQDINAVVVIALMALVAAINMISALLVLILERTNMIGALKALGMNNWGVRKIFLYNAVYLIGRGLLFGNLLGISLCLLQKQFHLIALDERTYYLSSIPINFNLIHVLLLNAGTFVVCFIMLLLPSYIITYITPVKAMRFA; translated from the coding sequence ATGAACACAGAGTTTTTCATATCTAAAAAAATAATATCCAACAACAAAGGTTTTTCAAAACCCATTGTAAATATAGCTATTCTCGGAATTACGCTTGGGCTTGCCATCATGATTCTGACGCTGGCGATTGTTACAGGGTTTCAAAAAGAAATCCGCAATAAAGTAATTGGCTTTGGCTCGCACATTCAAATCACCAACTACGATAACAATGAATCCTATGAAGGAACGCCCATTGACCGACATCCATCCTTTCTTGCCGAACTGGAGAAGAATCCTTCCATCCGCCACATACAAAGTTTTTCTACGAAGGCAGGAATCATAAAAACTAAAGATGAACTGCAAGGCGTGGTGGTGAAAGGCGTGGGCAGCGATTTTGACTGGGAGTTTTTCAAAAAGAACATTGTGGAGGGAGAGCCATTCATGGTTTCAGATTCCGTTAAGTCAGATAAAATTCTTATTTCAAAATTTCACGCGGAGAAACTGAGACTGAAACTGAACGACACCATTATCATTTACTTTATTGAGAACCAGCAGCAGCGGGCAAGAAGATTTGCGGTGTGCGGCATTTATTCAACCGGGCTGGGCGATCTATTTGACCAGGTGTATGTGATTGCCGACATCGCTCACATTCAAAAGCTGAACGGATGGAACAAAGATTCCATAGGAGGATTTGAGGTGCTGCTCAATGATTATGAGAAGTTAGATGAAGTTACTGCCTCCGTGAATGAAATCATCGGTTTTAGTTTTCTGGCTCAGAGCATTAAGGAACTGAACCGCCAGATCTTTTCATGGCTGGATGCACAGGACATCAACGCGGTGGTGGTGATTGCGCTCATGGCGCTGGTGGCAGCCATCAACATGATTTCGGCATTGCTGGTGCTGATACTGGAACGCACCAACATGATTGGCGCGCTCAAAGCGCTTGGAATGAATAATTGGGGCGTGCGAAAAATATTTCTTTACAACGCGGTGTATTTAATTGGGAGAGGATTGCTCTTTGGAAACCTTTTGGGAATCTCTCTTTGCCTTTTGCAGAAACAATTTCACCTGATCGCGCTTGACGAAAGAACGTATTACCTTTCTTCCATTCCCATTAACTTTAACCTGATTCACGTTCTGCTGCTGAACGCGGGCACGTTTGTGGTTTGTTTCATCATGCTGCTCCTCCCCTCTTACATCATCACGTACATCACGCCTGTGAAGGCGATGCGGTTTGCATGA
- a CDS encoding NUDIX domain-containing protein produces the protein MSIFNIRVYGLLINDNNEVLVTDEFRFGKEMTKFPGGGLQWGEGTLDCLKREFKEELGCEIEILKHFYTTDFFQLSAFHHDQQIISIYYLVKTKNSSPTPALPIGEGDKRQQAFPDGEDSRLPGGQVGGASSQSFRWISIAEINENDFTFPIDKKVAGMLRNHKF, from the coding sequence ATGTCCATTTTCAATATACGCGTTTATGGTTTGCTGATAAACGACAATAATGAAGTGCTTGTAACGGATGAATTCCGTTTCGGAAAAGAGATGACAAAATTTCCCGGAGGCGGATTACAGTGGGGCGAAGGGACTTTGGACTGCCTAAAAAGAGAATTTAAAGAAGAGCTCGGCTGCGAAATCGAAATATTGAAACATTTTTACACCACAGATTTTTTTCAACTCTCCGCCTTTCATCACGACCAGCAGATAATCAGCATTTATTATTTAGTGAAGACCAAAAACTCAAGCCCCACCCCTGCCCTCCCCATTGGGGAGGGAGATAAGAGACAGCAAGCCTTCCCCGATGGGGAGGATTCCCGCCTGCCGGGCGGGCAGGTAGGAGGGGCTTCTTCCCAATCTTTCCGATGGATTTCAATTGCAGAAATAAATGAAAACGATTTTACTTTCCCTATTGACAAGAAGGTGGCAGGGATGCTTCGTAATCATAAGTTCTGA
- a CDS encoding DUF3368 domain-containing protein, whose protein sequence is MPKTIISDTSCFIVLASIGELDLLRKTYGQILTTLEVASEFGQPLPDWIEIKSPVDKSRQQNLEIQLDKGEASAIALAIETPGSTLILDDYKARSIAEKLGLEITGTIGVIVKAKLKGIIPSIKPILSKIRNTNFRLAVEIEKLALKEAGE, encoded by the coding sequence ATGCCTAAAACAATTATTTCTGACACCAGCTGCTTTATTGTTTTAGCAAGCATTGGCGAACTGGACCTTTTAAGAAAAACATACGGGCAAATTCTCACCACGCTTGAAGTGGCATCTGAATTCGGTCAGCCCCTGCCTGACTGGATTGAAATAAAATCTCCGGTTGATAAATCGCGACAGCAAAATCTGGAAATACAATTAGACAAAGGCGAAGCCAGCGCCATAGCTCTCGCCATTGAAACCCCCGGCAGCACTTTGATACTTGACGATTATAAGGCAAGGAGCATTGCTGAAAAACTGGGGCTGGAAATCACAGGCACGATAGGTGTAATTGTAAAAGCAAAACTAAAAGGGATTATTCCGTCCATCAAACCCATTCTTTCAAAAATCAGGAATACAAACTTCCGCCTTGCAGTTGAAATTGAAAAACTGGCGCTGAAAGAAGCAGGAGAATAA
- a CDS encoding DUF423 domain-containing protein: MINQKNLLIISGISGALCVALGAMGAHALKDKIPAENLQTFETAVRYQFYHTLALILVAILSEKFQSKFLSHTSTLFIAGIILFSFSLYFLALRPLIGIGNEEMKWIGAITPFGGLSFIMAWLMLTFAALKPNNN, encoded by the coding sequence ATGATAAATCAAAAAAATCTCCTCATCATCTCAGGAATTTCAGGTGCGCTGTGTGTGGCGCTTGGGGCGATGGGTGCTCATGCATTGAAAGATAAAATTCCGGCAGAAAACCTTCAGACATTTGAAACAGCGGTAAGATATCAGTTCTATCATACGCTTGCTTTGATACTTGTTGCAATTCTTTCAGAAAAATTTCAATCTAAATTTCTCAGCCACACCTCCACTCTGTTTATTGCTGGAATAATTCTTTTTTCTTTTTCGCTTTATTTTCTAGCGCTTCGCCCGCTGATAGGAATCGGCAATGAAGAAATGAAATGGATTGGAGCCATTACTCCCTTTGGAGGACTGAGTTTTATCATGGCATGGTTAATGCTTACTTTTGCTGCGTTGAAACCGAACAATAATTAA
- a CDS encoding T9SS type A sorting domain-containing protein, which yields MKTKTLSPLPDASVRADRIVSLTSPVRGGIILLTVLCFIFHPYGGIKGGLVASCSAQGMWTQKANFGGGARIAAVGFSIGTKGYIGSGRDGSTLYQDFWEWDQATNVWTQKANFGGTPREYAVGFSIGTKGYIGTGSDGITGSKQDFWEWDQATNVWTQKANFGGTARYGAVGFSIGTKGYIGTGEDSYFGPIRDDFWEWDQATNVWTQKANFSGGARYVAVGFSIGTKGYIGLDTMKNDFWEWDQAGNTWTQKANFGGGARNNAVGFSIGTKGYIGTGQDNSYSVTKDFWEWNQATNLWTQKANFGGTARHFAVGFSIGNKGYIGTGGYQFVGDTVFWEFYDINISPGAGNPICSNQCNGTANASASGGTPPYSYSWSTSPIQTTSTATGLCVGTYSVTVSDSIGIATNTVAISDLPPPSAPPICMVTVDSLSQNNIIIWDKTSFASADSFIIYREIGTNNYQRLGAVPYDSLSLFVDTVRAKYFPNTGDPNAGTYRYKLKMRDSCGILSTALSPYHNTIYMLNNSGAFSWLQLYTVEGSSNPVISYILMRDDNSTGAWHAVNSVSGTQQTVIDPSYLTYQTTGSWRIETQWSIACTPTIKNPIAETFISSRSNVYKVAGAGVNSIENDLQITISPNPTSGLFNVQMSGFADVKMNNIEVYNIYGECIHPHIRTFSNQQIDLSSQPNGIYFLQLKTAEGMVAKKIVVQR from the coding sequence ATGAAAACCAAAACTTTAAGCCCCCTCCCTGACGCTTCGGTCAGGGCTGATAGAATCGTCAGCCTGACCTCTCCCGTTAGGGGAGGAATCATTCTCCTCACCGTACTATGTTTCATTTTTCACCCTTATGGGGGGATTAAGGGGGGCTTAGTGGCTTCCTGCTCCGCTCAGGGCATGTGGACGCAGAAAGCAAACTTTGGTGGTGGGGCAAGAATTGCTGCTGTCGGCTTTTCCATTGGTACAAAAGGATATATTGGATCTGGAAGGGATGGCTCGACTCTCTATCAGGATTTCTGGGAATGGGATCAGGCAACAAATGTCTGGACGCAAAAAGCCAACTTTGGCGGCACACCAAGAGAATATGCTGTGGGTTTTTCAATAGGCACTAAAGGATACATAGGTACTGGAAGTGATGGAATTACTGGTAGCAAACAAGATTTCTGGGAATGGGATCAGGCAACGAATGTATGGACACAGAAAGCAAACTTTGGCGGAACAGCAAGATATGGGGCTGTTGGATTTTCAATTGGAACAAAAGGATATATTGGCACGGGAGAAGACTCTTATTTTGGTCCGATCCGTGATGATTTCTGGGAATGGGATCAGGCAACGAATGTATGGACTCAGAAAGCAAACTTTAGCGGAGGGGCAAGATATGTAGCTGTTGGTTTTTCTATTGGCACAAAAGGATATATTGGTTTGGATACGATGAAGAATGATTTCTGGGAATGGGATCAGGCAGGCAATACATGGACACAGAAAGCAAACTTTGGCGGGGGAGCAAGAAACAATGCGGTTGGATTTTCTATCGGAACTAAAGGATACATAGGAACTGGGCAGGATAATTCTTATAGTGTTACAAAAGACTTCTGGGAGTGGAATCAGGCAACTAATTTGTGGACTCAGAAAGCAAACTTTGGCGGAACAGCAAGACACTTTGCGGTTGGTTTTTCTATTGGCAACAAAGGATATATCGGAACAGGAGGCTATCAGTTTGTGGGTGACACAGTTTTTTGGGAATTCTATGACATTAATATATCACCGGGGGCTGGTAATCCAATTTGCAGCAATCAATGTAATGGTACTGCAAACGCAAGCGCATCAGGCGGCACTCCGCCTTATTCTTATTCGTGGAGCACATCGCCCATTCAAACCACTTCAACAGCCACAGGGCTTTGCGTAGGCACCTACTCAGTTACTGTTTCTGATTCAATAGGAATTGCAACCAATACAGTCGCTATCAGCGATCTTCCTCCTCCATCCGCTCCGCCCATCTGCATGGTAACGGTAGATTCTCTTTCTCAAAACAATATTATTATATGGGATAAAACTTCTTTTGCATCTGCCGACAGCTTTATCATTTACCGGGAAATCGGCACCAACAATTATCAGCGCTTAGGAGCTGTGCCGTATGATTCGCTGAGTTTATTTGTTGATACCGTGCGCGCAAAATATTTTCCCAACACGGGCGACCCCAACGCAGGCACGTATCGCTATAAACTTAAAATGCGTGATAGCTGCGGCATCCTCAGCACCGCACTCAGCCCGTATCACAATACCATCTATATGCTTAACAACAGCGGAGCATTTTCATGGTTGCAGCTTTACACTGTAGAAGGAAGTTCTAATCCTGTTATCAGTTATATTCTGATGCGCGATGACAACAGCACTGGTGCCTGGCATGCAGTTAACAGTGTATCGGGCACACAGCAAACGGTAATTGATCCTTCTTATCTCACTTACCAGACTACCGGCTCATGGAGGATAGAAACGCAGTGGAGCATCGCTTGCACGCCAACAATAAAAAATCCTATAGCAGAAACTTTTATTTCATCGCGCTCAAATGTCTATAAAGTAGCGGGAGCAGGTGTAAATTCTATAGAGAATGATTTGCAAATAACTATTTCTCCCAATCCCACCAGCGGGCTGTTTAATGTGCAGATGAGCGGGTTTGCAGATGTGAAGATGAACAACATAGAAGTTTACAATATATATGGTGAATGTATTCATCCGCACATCCGCACATTTTCTAATCAGCAAATTGATTTGAGTTCTCAGCCGAACGGAATTTATTTTCTTCAACTAAAAACTGCGGAAGGAATGGTTGCAAAAAAGATTGTGGTGCAGCGGTAA